A DNA window from Novosphingobium sp. RL4 contains the following coding sequences:
- a CDS encoding SufD family Fe-S cluster assembly protein — MSELAPLPTRKSEDFRYSDIAALADVWPIARENIVVTDDAEDSLQIVEDGAAAVARHLVISLGKGAKFDLRVLSAGPVYGRIAVDVRLAEGADFTLGAAQLATGNETLELVTEVTHAGLNATSSQIVRTALAGHSVGTYLGRIAVERGADGTDAEQSVRAMLLDRTATANARPELEIYADDVKAAHGCAVGELDANGLFYLMSRGLTPPEAKRLMLQAFIAEAFTGAPGEAELSEAAIARLEQIL, encoded by the coding sequence ATGAGCGAACTGGCGCCTCTCCCCACGCGGAAGAGCGAAGACTTCCGCTATTCCGACATCGCGGCACTGGCCGATGTCTGGCCGATCGCGCGCGAGAACATCGTCGTGACCGACGATGCCGAAGATTCGCTCCAGATCGTCGAGGACGGCGCAGCAGCGGTGGCCCGCCACCTCGTCATCTCGCTGGGCAAAGGCGCGAAATTCGACCTTCGCGTGCTTTCGGCGGGTCCCGTTTACGGCCGGATCGCCGTAGATGTGCGGCTGGCCGAAGGTGCGGACTTCACGCTGGGCGCGGCGCAGCTCGCCACCGGCAACGAGACGCTGGAGCTCGTCACCGAAGTCACTCACGCAGGGCTGAACGCAACATCCAGCCAGATCGTGCGCACTGCGCTCGCAGGTCATTCGGTCGGCACCTATCTAGGCCGTATCGCCGTCGAACGCGGGGCAGACGGCACTGATGCCGAACAATCGGTGCGCGCCATGCTGCTGGACCGCACGGCTACCGCCAATGCCCGGCCGGAACTCGAAATCTACGCCGACGACGTCAAGGCGGCACATGGCTGCGCGGTCGGCGAACTCGACGCCAACGGCCTGTTCTACCTGATGAGCCGCGGCCTCACTCCGCCCGAAGCCAAGCGCCTGATGCTCCAGGCGTTCATCGCCGAGGCCTTCACCGGTGCGCCCGGCGAGGCGGAACTGAGCGAAGCCGCCATCGCCCGTCTGGAGCAGATCCTGTGA
- a CDS encoding lipopolysaccharide biosynthesis protein, whose protein sequence is MSAKFHRRESKSPLGRILQNTAWLLGGKGFGAVCGIAYLAIQTRSLGLKDFGHFSLIFGTAQALIALASFQTWRVVVRYGSEHVHQKDWGKLGRLGMLCGILDAVGAIIGCGLAAILIYGFAHMLDLNPHFIDVAFWFCVGSLWALVSAPTGIVRALNRFDMAVYVEAVVPSGRLAASLVIWLTGPSVGRFLFAWAAIDILEAALYWVMARRLCPEAVNLRNLRNWRQSIDENPGVTRFFMQTYVASTLDAAMKNGPLLIVGAWVGTKAAGLYRLASQLSQALSKLSSLLTRSVYAEVARARVSSEAAEFRKLALQTSKIAGLAGIVVVTVAVLLGKQMLEVIGGNDFEQGAAILVPLTLAASFDLASVAFEPVLHATGRARHSLIARLIALVAMAIGLVILLPTGSSGAAWAVALGGAVSYVAMGLMAWRTLQQIERNEIRIMPDPEGDLPVADSSAG, encoded by the coding sequence ATGTCCGCCAAATTTCACCGCCGCGAGAGCAAATCTCCGCTAGGGCGGATACTCCAGAACACGGCCTGGCTGCTGGGCGGCAAGGGTTTCGGTGCCGTTTGCGGCATCGCCTATCTGGCCATCCAGACACGGTCGCTCGGCCTCAAGGATTTCGGCCACTTTTCGCTGATCTTCGGGACCGCGCAGGCGCTCATCGCGCTTGCCAGTTTCCAGACCTGGCGCGTGGTCGTCCGTTACGGCAGCGAGCATGTCCACCAGAAGGACTGGGGCAAGCTTGGCCGCCTCGGGATGCTGTGCGGCATACTCGATGCGGTCGGCGCGATCATCGGCTGCGGGCTCGCGGCGATCCTGATCTACGGCTTCGCCCATATGCTGGACCTCAACCCGCATTTCATCGACGTGGCCTTCTGGTTCTGCGTGGGGTCGCTCTGGGCGCTGGTTTCGGCGCCCACCGGCATCGTGCGCGCGCTCAACCGGTTCGACATGGCCGTCTATGTGGAGGCCGTGGTTCCCAGCGGACGACTGGCCGCTTCTCTGGTCATATGGCTGACCGGGCCGAGCGTCGGGCGTTTCCTGTTCGCATGGGCTGCGATCGATATCCTGGAAGCCGCGCTCTACTGGGTCATGGCGCGTCGGCTTTGCCCGGAAGCGGTGAACCTGCGGAACCTTCGCAATTGGCGCCAGTCGATTGACGAGAATCCCGGCGTCACGCGGTTCTTCATGCAGACTTACGTGGCCTCCACGCTCGATGCGGCGATGAAGAACGGCCCGCTGCTGATCGTCGGGGCCTGGGTGGGCACCAAGGCGGCAGGCCTTTACCGCCTCGCCTCGCAGCTTTCGCAGGCGCTCAGCAAGCTTTCCTCGCTGCTCACACGGTCGGTCTATGCCGAAGTGGCGCGTGCCCGCGTTTCCTCCGAGGCGGCGGAATTCCGCAAGCTGGCGCTCCAGACCAGCAAGATCGCCGGTCTTGCCGGCATCGTCGTCGTCACTGTGGCGGTGCTGCTGGGCAAGCAGATGCTGGAAGTGATCGGCGGCAACGATTTCGAACAGGGCGCGGCGATCCTCGTGCCGCTGACCCTTGCGGCGAGCTTCGACCTTGCCAGCGTGGCCTTCGAGCCCGTGCTTCACGCCACCGGCCGGGCGCGGCATTCGCTGATCGCACGGCTCATCGCCCTGGTGGCGATGGCGATCGGGCTGGTCATCCTGCTGCCTACCGGTTCCAGCGGCGCGGCATGGGCGGTGGCGCTGGGCGGCGCGGTTTCCTACGTCGCCATGGGGCTTATGGCGTGGCGAACGCTCCAGCAGATCGAGCGTAACGAAATCCGGATCATGCCCGATCCCGAAGGCGATCTTCCGGTCGCGGATTCCAGCGCAGGCTGA
- a CDS encoding quinone-dependent dihydroorotate dehydrogenase, with the protein MLYSLIRPALFRLEAESAHGLALKALKLTRPKRAPVFPASLATEVAGLAFPNPVGMAAGFDKDGEVPDALLGLGFGYAEVGSITPLPQVGNPKPRLFRLVEDGAVINRMGFNNHGSAAAQAHLGARLGRPGVVGINIGANKDSSDRVADYARMATIMAPLAGYLAVNISSPNTPGLRALQDESALTGLLDAVIEARDEVCGETRPPIFLKVAPDLEPADIDAIARIAIDKRLGALIVSNTTISRPALRSVHRGESGGLSGAPVRDLAHQRLRDFRKATGGAVPLVGVGGIATAEHAWDRIRAGASLVQLYSAMVYEGPGIAKTVCKGLERLMKRDGFASIAEAVGTE; encoded by the coding sequence GTGCTCTATTCCCTGATCCGACCCGCCCTGTTCCGGCTCGAAGCCGAATCAGCCCATGGCCTCGCCCTCAAGGCGCTCAAGCTCACGCGGCCGAAGCGCGCGCCCGTGTTTCCGGCCTCGCTGGCCACCGAAGTGGCGGGACTCGCTTTCCCGAACCCCGTCGGCATGGCGGCCGGGTTCGACAAGGACGGCGAAGTGCCTGACGCGCTGTTGGGCCTGGGCTTCGGCTATGCCGAAGTCGGCTCGATCACGCCGCTGCCGCAAGTGGGCAACCCGAAGCCGCGCCTGTTCCGCCTGGTGGAGGATGGCGCCGTCATCAACCGGATGGGTTTCAACAACCATGGCAGCGCAGCGGCACAGGCGCATCTGGGCGCCCGTCTCGGCCGTCCGGGCGTGGTGGGTATCAATATCGGGGCCAACAAGGATTCCAGCGACCGCGTAGCCGATTACGCCAGGATGGCGACGATCATGGCACCGCTCGCGGGCTATCTGGCCGTCAACATTTCCAGCCCGAATACGCCGGGCCTTCGCGCGCTTCAGGACGAATCGGCGCTGACCGGGCTACTGGACGCGGTGATCGAAGCCCGTGACGAGGTTTGCGGCGAAACCAGGCCGCCCATATTCCTGAAGGTCGCACCCGATCTCGAACCGGCGGACATCGACGCGATTGCGCGGATTGCGATCGACAAGCGACTGGGCGCTCTGATCGTGTCCAACACCACGATTTCACGGCCGGCGCTGCGTTCGGTCCATCGCGGCGAATCCGGCGGTCTTTCCGGTGCGCCTGTGCGGGATCTGGCGCATCAGCGCCTGCGCGACTTCCGCAAGGCGACCGGCGGGGCGGTCCCGCTGGTCGGGGTCGGCGGTATCGCCACGGCCGAACATGCCTGGGATCGCATCCGTGCCGGGGCCAGCCTCGTGCAGCTCTACAGCGCCATGGTCTATGAGGGACCGGGAATCGCCAAGACCGTCTGCAAGGGGCTGGAACGGCTGATGAAGCGCGACGGATTCGCCTCCATCGCCGAAGCAGTGGGCACTGAATAG
- a CDS encoding endonuclease domain-containing protein — protein MTTARKTLGISTAATPKADAKASFNVTGARLETLKERAKDQRRNPSEAQKALWAELSGSKLGGVKFIRQSVVGSAIVDFACPSRWIVIQLSAEDSNPDVNELQDRKLTEVGIRVLRFSEEEVLGNVDTVVREINTELNVPFDKRSARRKAGTTASPRFDEGAEG, from the coding sequence ATGACCACCGCCCGCAAGACTCTGGGCATCAGCACGGCCGCCACGCCGAAAGCAGACGCCAAGGCCAGCTTCAACGTTACCGGCGCCCGCCTCGAAACGCTGAAGGAACGCGCCAAGGACCAGCGCCGCAACCCCAGCGAAGCGCAGAAGGCGCTGTGGGCAGAGCTTTCGGGCTCGAAGCTGGGCGGCGTGAAGTTCATTCGCCAGTCGGTGGTCGGCTCGGCCATCGTCGATTTCGCCTGCCCCTCGCGCTGGATCGTGATCCAGCTGAGCGCCGAGGATTCCAACCCGGACGTCAACGAGTTGCAGGACCGCAAGCTTACCGAAGTCGGCATTCGCGTGCTGCGCTTCTCCGAAGAGGAAGTGCTCGGCAACGTCGATACTGTGGTGCGTGAGATCAATACCGAACTCAACGTGCCCTTCGACAAGCGCTCGGCCCGCAGGAAGGCCGGCACCACCGCTTCCCCCCGTTTTGACGAGGGCGCCGAAGGATGA
- a CDS encoding ionic transporter y4hA, giving the protein MNVPSPAPGNKSATFPCFGLAPWAIAVPFLAVAAIALGKPSNVLMAASLAVVLGGAIMSAVYHAEAIAHRVGEPFGTLILAFAVTVIETSLIVSIMLSEGNGAQALARDTVIAAVMITINGIVGVCLLLGGGRHHEQGYTQSGVNHGLAILATLSVLTLVMPNYTTSQVGPFYNEKQLIFVGVVSLMLYGTFVVAQTIRHRDHFLYPEESDDGHEKVPVNKALAAGVMLLVALVAVVMLAKALSPSIEAGVAAMGAPHATVGIIIAALVLAPESLAALGAARANRVQTSLNLAIGSALATIGLTIPAVAVASMWMELDLELGLSIKSTVLLALTLLVATLTLSTGRTTLVQGMVHLVIFATYLFTTLVP; this is encoded by the coding sequence ATGAATGTCCCTTCCCCCGCCCCCGGAAACAAGTCCGCAACCTTTCCTTGTTTTGGGCTGGCTCCCTGGGCGATCGCGGTTCCGTTTCTCGCGGTTGCGGCCATCGCGCTGGGCAAGCCCTCGAATGTGCTGATGGCGGCATCGCTGGCGGTCGTGCTGGGCGGTGCCATCATGTCGGCGGTCTATCATGCCGAAGCCATCGCGCACCGTGTGGGCGAGCCGTTCGGCACGCTGATCCTGGCCTTTGCCGTAACGGTGATCGAAACCTCTCTGATCGTCTCGATCATGCTCAGCGAAGGAAACGGGGCACAGGCATTGGCACGCGATACGGTGATCGCCGCCGTCATGATAACGATCAACGGGATAGTCGGTGTCTGCCTCCTGCTGGGCGGCGGCCGGCACCATGAACAGGGCTATACCCAGTCCGGCGTGAACCACGGCCTCGCCATCCTCGCGACGCTTTCGGTGCTGACCCTGGTGATGCCCAACTATACCACCAGCCAGGTCGGCCCGTTCTACAACGAGAAGCAGCTGATCTTTGTCGGCGTCGTCTCGTTGATGCTCTACGGCACCTTCGTCGTCGCCCAGACGATCCGTCACCGCGACCACTTCCTCTATCCCGAGGAAAGCGACGATGGGCACGAAAAAGTCCCGGTGAACAAGGCCCTGGCTGCGGGCGTCATGCTCCTTGTTGCGCTTGTCGCGGTGGTCATGCTGGCCAAGGCGCTTTCGCCGTCGATCGAGGCCGGAGTGGCCGCCATGGGCGCCCCCCATGCCACGGTCGGCATCATCATCGCCGCACTGGTTCTGGCACCCGAAAGCCTGGCCGCGCTTGGCGCGGCCCGTGCCAACCGGGTGCAGACCAGCCTCAATCTCGCGATCGGTTCGGCACTGGCGACGATCGGTCTCACCATCCCGGCCGTTGCGGTCGCCTCGATGTGGATGGAGCTGGATCTCGAGCTCGGCCTGTCGATCAAGTCGACGGTCCTGCTGGCGCTCACCCTGCTGGTCGCCACGTTGACGCTCAGCACCGGACGGACCACCCTGGTGCAGGGTATGGTCCATCTCGTGATCTTCGCGACCTACCTTTTCACGACCCTGGTTCCGTAG
- a CDS encoding AMP-dependent synthetase/ligase, with product MDLGDFDKCTNLVSLFLKRADRLGDAPMLWAKRDGAWHSTSWAEAARKVSLIAASLRRMGLQAGDRVLIVSENRPEWCLADLAIMAAGCVTVPAYTTNTTRDHIHILENSGARAAIVSSGKLAKALLPAIVQTDLCRHVIGMEPLPPMQGGAYDVHDWSELLEGDAAKARSEVDERVAGVRRRDLACIIYTSGTGGAPRGVRQHHGMLLMNVAGAAQIVIDDFGLDHSETFLSFLPLSHAYEHTGGQFLPIAVGGQIYYSEGLDKLASNIEEVRPTIMVVVPRLFEVLRTRIMKQIEKQGAIPARLMEMALGIAGREQAGRRRLLDYPLDMLIERTLRPKVRAKFGGRMKALVSGGAPLNPEIGAFFDAMGLTLLQGYGQTEAGPIISCNRPAAGIKHDTVGPPLRGVEVKIAEDGEILVRGELVMQGYWQNAAATEAVLHDTWLHTGDVGHIDERGRIMITDRKKDMIVNDKGDNVSPQKVESMLTLQPEIAQAMVHGDRRPYIVGLVVPDADWALEWAKENGEKFDFKALQGLPAFRAVIRGAIDRVNADLSVIEKVRQFTFADEPFSIENEEMTPSLKIRRHKLKERYGERLDALYRS from the coding sequence ATGGATCTTGGTGACTTCGACAAGTGCACCAACCTGGTATCGCTGTTCCTGAAGCGGGCGGATCGGCTTGGCGATGCGCCGATGCTCTGGGCGAAGCGGGATGGCGCCTGGCATTCCACCAGTTGGGCCGAGGCTGCGCGCAAGGTCTCGCTGATTGCCGCTTCGCTGCGCCGGATGGGCCTGCAGGCGGGAGACCGCGTGCTGATCGTCTCCGAGAACCGGCCGGAATGGTGCCTTGCCGATCTTGCGATCATGGCGGCGGGTTGCGTGACAGTGCCCGCCTACACCACCAACACGACCCGCGATCACATCCATATCCTCGAAAACTCGGGTGCCAGGGCTGCGATCGTTTCCAGTGGAAAGCTGGCAAAGGCCCTGCTGCCGGCGATCGTGCAGACGGACTTGTGCCGCCATGTCATCGGTATGGAGCCGCTGCCGCCGATGCAGGGCGGCGCGTATGACGTGCACGACTGGTCGGAATTGCTCGAAGGCGACGCCGCGAAGGCACGGTCCGAGGTGGACGAGCGGGTCGCCGGCGTTCGCCGCCGCGATCTTGCCTGCATCATCTACACCAGCGGCACGGGCGGCGCCCCGCGCGGCGTGCGGCAGCATCACGGCATGCTCCTCATGAACGTGGCGGGCGCGGCGCAGATCGTCATTGACGATTTCGGCCTCGATCATAGCGAGACCTTCCTCTCTTTCCTCCCGCTCAGCCATGCTTACGAGCATACCGGAGGCCAGTTCCTGCCGATCGCGGTCGGCGGGCAAATCTATTATTCCGAAGGGCTCGACAAGCTCGCGTCCAATATCGAGGAAGTGCGGCCGACGATCATGGTCGTCGTCCCGCGCCTGTTCGAGGTGCTGCGCACGCGAATCATGAAGCAGATCGAGAAGCAGGGCGCGATCCCCGCCCGGCTCATGGAAATGGCGCTCGGCATCGCCGGACGCGAGCAGGCCGGTCGACGCCGCCTTCTGGACTATCCGCTGGACATGCTGATCGAACGGACGCTGCGGCCCAAGGTGCGCGCCAAGTTCGGCGGGCGGATGAAGGCGCTGGTTTCAGGCGGGGCGCCGCTCAACCCCGAAATCGGGGCCTTTTTCGACGCCATGGGCCTGACCCTGCTGCAAGGCTACGGCCAGACAGAGGCCGGACCGATCATCAGTTGCAACCGCCCCGCCGCAGGCATCAAGCACGATACGGTCGGTCCGCCGCTGCGCGGGGTGGAAGTGAAGATCGCCGAAGACGGGGAGATTCTCGTACGCGGCGAACTGGTCATGCAGGGCTATTGGCAGAATGCCGCCGCAACCGAGGCGGTACTGCACGACACCTGGCTGCACACCGGCGACGTCGGCCATATCGACGAGCGCGGGCGCATCATGATTACCGACCGCAAGAAGGACATGATCGTCAACGACAAGGGCGACAATGTCTCGCCCCAGAAGGTCGAATCGATGCTGACGCTCCAGCCCGAGATCGCGCAGGCCATGGTCCATGGCGACCGCCGGCCCTATATCGTCGGGCTCGTCGTGCCGGATGCCGACTGGGCTCTGGAGTGGGCCAAGGAAAACGGCGAGAAATTCGATTTCAAGGCGCTCCAGGGGCTGCCCGCTTTCCGTGCGGTCATTCGCGGCGCGATCGACCGCGTGAATGCCGATCTCTCCGTCATCGAGAAGGTTCGTCAGTTCACTTTCGCGGACGAACCCTTCTCGATCGAGAACGAGGAAATGACCCCCAGCCTCAAGATTCGGCGCCACAAGCTCAAGGAGCGTTACGGCGAGCGACTGGATGCGCTCTACCGGAGTTGA
- a CDS encoding SUF system Fe-S cluster assembly regulator, giving the protein MRLSSMADYAVVIMSAATRHSGACAHHPEDSRMSRISAAQLAEDTGLPAPTVQKLVSKLTAAGLLQSTRGVGGGLKLARAPGTISIADIVEAVEGPIALTACLEQGKHECTLESGCSVRPHWPQVNAALRGALAQVVLTQLVEEV; this is encoded by the coding sequence ATGCGCCTGTCCAGCATGGCCGATTACGCTGTCGTCATCATGTCCGCCGCGACTCGGCATTCGGGCGCCTGCGCGCATCACCCGGAAGATTCGCGGATGAGCCGCATCTCGGCCGCGCAGCTTGCGGAAGACACCGGCCTGCCCGCTCCGACGGTGCAGAAGCTGGTGAGCAAACTGACTGCCGCGGGATTGCTGCAATCGACCCGCGGCGTGGGCGGCGGGCTGAAGCTCGCCCGCGCTCCCGGGACGATTTCGATTGCGGATATCGTCGAGGCAGTAGAAGGGCCCATCGCGCTCACCGCCTGTCTCGAACAAGGCAAGCACGAATGTACGCTGGAAAGCGGCTGCAGCGTGCGCCCGCACTGGCCGCAGGTAAATGCGGCATTGCGCGGTGCATTGGCGCAAGTGGTCCTGACCCAGCTCGTCGAGGAAGTGTAA
- the sufC gene encoding Fe-S cluster assembly ATPase SufC — protein MLKIENLQANVADKPILKGLSLTINPGEIHAIMGPNGAGKSTLGYTLGGRPGYEVTGGSVDFLGQDLLELEPHERAAAGLFLGFQYPVEIPGVSFVQFLREAANAQRKGRDETPLSGGEFLKLAREKAGLLRMDMDMLKRPVNVGFSGGEKKRAEMVQMGILDPKLAILDETDSGLDIDALRICGEGINSIMRAPDKAVLLITHYQRLLDYVKPDFVHVLAAGRIVKTGGPDLALRLEEEGYEAVVQETAA, from the coding sequence ATGCTCAAGATCGAAAATCTCCAGGCCAATGTCGCCGACAAGCCGATCCTCAAGGGTCTCTCGCTGACGATCAACCCCGGCGAGATTCACGCGATCATGGGGCCCAACGGCGCGGGCAAGTCGACGCTGGGCTACACCCTGGGCGGTCGCCCCGGCTATGAAGTGACCGGCGGTTCGGTCGATTTCCTGGGCCAGGACCTGCTGGAACTGGAACCGCACGAGCGCGCCGCTGCCGGCCTGTTCCTGGGCTTCCAGTATCCGGTCGAGATTCCCGGTGTCTCCTTCGTCCAGTTCCTGCGCGAGGCGGCCAATGCCCAGCGCAAGGGCCGGGACGAGACCCCGCTTTCGGGCGGCGAGTTCCTGAAGCTCGCACGAGAGAAGGCGGGCCTGCTGCGCATGGACATGGACATGCTGAAGCGCCCGGTGAACGTCGGTTTTTCCGGCGGCGAGAAGAAGCGCGCCGAGATGGTGCAGATGGGCATCCTCGATCCAAAGCTGGCGATCCTCGACGAGACCGACTCCGGCCTCGACATCGACGCGCTGCGCATCTGCGGCGAGGGCATCAATTCGATCATGCGCGCGCCCGACAAGGCCGTGCTGCTGATCACGCACTACCAGCGCCTGCTCGACTATGTGAAGCCGGACTTCGTCCACGTCCTTGCAGCCGGCCGGATCGTCAAGACCGGGGGCCCCGACCTTGCGCTGCGGCTTGAGGAAGAGGGCTACGAGGCGGTGGTCCAAGAGACGGCGGCATGA
- a CDS encoding sugar phosphate nucleotidyltransferase, protein MIEHAILLSAGQGSRLLPLTAERPKCMIDFSGKSLIEWQIEMLARGGVKRIDVVTGFMTDMLEEHLNAISDPRVEINIRFNPFFKVADNLGSCWIAREAMRGDFLILNGDTLVSEEIVRKVQQGAADADGNPWPITVTVDIKAEGYDSDDMKVERETDGRLVHIGKTLTAQQSNSESIGFLAFRGEGADLFRETVRQAMRTPEGVQHWYLKVIDSIAPTGKVGTVSIEGLDWAEVDFLNDIEIATGLTDTWK, encoded by the coding sequence ATGATCGAACACGCCATTCTTCTCAGCGCCGGCCAGGGCTCGCGGCTGCTTCCGCTTACCGCCGAACGGCCGAAATGCATGATCGACTTCTCGGGCAAGTCGCTGATCGAATGGCAGATCGAGATGCTGGCGCGCGGCGGCGTGAAGCGGATCGACGTTGTCACCGGCTTCATGACCGACATGCTGGAAGAGCACCTGAATGCGATCAGCGACCCGCGAGTCGAGATCAACATCCGCTTCAACCCTTTCTTCAAGGTGGCGGACAATCTCGGCTCCTGCTGGATCGCGCGCGAGGCGATGCGTGGAGACTTCCTGATCCTCAACGGCGATACGCTGGTGTCGGAGGAAATCGTCAGAAAGGTGCAGCAGGGCGCCGCCGATGCCGACGGCAATCCCTGGCCCATTACCGTTACCGTGGACATCAAGGCCGAAGGCTACGACAGCGACGACATGAAGGTGGAGCGCGAGACCGACGGCCGGCTGGTCCACATCGGCAAGACGCTCACCGCGCAGCAGTCCAACTCCGAATCGATCGGGTTCCTGGCCTTCCGGGGCGAAGGGGCGGACCTATTCCGCGAAACCGTCCGCCAGGCCATGCGGACGCCCGAAGGCGTCCAGCACTGGTATCTCAAGGTCATCGATTCGATTGCCCCCACCGGAAAGGTCGGGACCGTCTCGATCGAGGGCCTGGATTGGGCCGAAGTCGATTTCCTCAACGACATCGAGATCGCGACCGGCCTCACCGATACCTGGAAATGA
- the sufB gene encoding Fe-S cluster assembly protein SufB, with protein MTDETSPEGTIEVREVHGDEVREADVRDQAAREAAARVADYEHGWVADIEQEYGPKGLSEDTVRFISAKKDEPEWMLEWRLKAYARWLEMTPPDWAKLNVPPIDYQEAYYWAAPKKKPSLSSLDEVDPEILKVYEKLGIPLEEQKVLAGVEGARKVAVDAVFDSVSVATTFRKELEQAGVIFRSISEAIREYPELVKKWLGKVVPVQDNYFAALNCAVFSDGTFVYIPEGVRCPMELSTYFRINAENTGQFERTLIVAEKGSYVSYLEGCTAPMRDENQLHAAVVELVAMEDAEIKYSTVQNWYPGDANGKGGIYNFVTKRGLCQGARSKISWTQVETGSAITWKYPSCVLNGEDSVGEFYSVAVTNNYQQADTGTKMIHNGKGSRSTIISKGISAGKSNNTYRGLVRVAANADGVRNFTQCDSLLLGKECGAHTVPYIEVRNPSAQIEHEATTSKISDDQLFYAMQRGLDTEQAVALIVNGFAKEVLQQLPMEFAVEAQKLLGISLEGSVG; from the coding sequence ATGACTGACGAAACCTCCCCCGAGGGCACCATCGAGGTGCGCGAAGTCCATGGGGACGAAGTGCGGGAAGCGGACGTGCGCGATCAGGCTGCGCGCGAAGCCGCCGCACGCGTGGCCGATTACGAACACGGCTGGGTAGCCGACATCGAGCAGGAATACGGCCCCAAGGGCCTGTCCGAGGATACCGTCCGCTTCATCTCGGCCAAGAAGGACGAGCCGGAGTGGATGCTGGAATGGCGTCTCAAGGCCTATGCCAGGTGGCTTGAGATGACTCCGCCGGACTGGGCCAAGCTCAACGTACCGCCGATCGACTACCAGGAAGCCTATTACTGGGCCGCGCCCAAGAAGAAGCCTTCGCTGTCGAGCCTCGACGAGGTCGATCCCGAAATTCTCAAGGTCTACGAGAAGCTGGGCATTCCGCTGGAGGAGCAGAAAGTGCTCGCCGGTGTCGAAGGCGCGCGCAAGGTGGCCGTGGACGCCGTGTTCGATTCGGTTTCGGTCGCAACGACCTTCCGTAAGGAACTGGAGCAGGCGGGCGTGATCTTCCGCTCGATCTCCGAGGCGATCCGCGAATACCCGGAACTGGTGAAGAAGTGGCTCGGCAAGGTCGTGCCCGTGCAGGACAACTACTTCGCGGCGCTGAATTGCGCGGTCTTCTCGGACGGCACTTTCGTCTACATCCCGGAGGGCGTGCGCTGTCCGATGGAGCTTTCGACCTATTTCCGCATCAACGCGGAGAATACCGGCCAGTTCGAACGCACCCTGATCGTCGCCGAAAAGGGTAGCTACGTATCCTACCTCGAAGGCTGCACCGCGCCGATGCGCGATGAGAACCAGCTTCACGCTGCCGTGGTCGAACTGGTCGCCATGGAAGACGCCGAGATCAAGTACTCGACCGTGCAGAACTGGTACCCCGGCGATGCCAACGGCAAGGGCGGCATCTACAACTTCGTGACCAAGCGCGGCCTGTGCCAGGGCGCGCGCTCGAAGATCTCGTGGACGCAGGTTGAAACCGGATCGGCGATCACCTGGAAGTATCCCAGCTGCGTCCTCAACGGCGAGGATTCGGTGGGCGAGTTCTACTCGGTGGCCGTCACCAACAATTACCAGCAGGCCGATACCGGCACCAAGATGATCCACAACGGCAAGGGCAGCCGCTCGACGATCATTTCCAAGGGCATCTCGGCCGGCAAGTCGAACAACACCTATCGCGGCCTTGTCCGCGTGGCCGCCAATGCGGACGGCGTGCGCAATTTCACCCAGTGCGATTCGCTGCTGCTCGGCAAGGAATGCGGCGCCCACACGGTGCCCTATATCGAAGTGCGCAACCCCAGCGCCCAGATCGAGCACGAGGCGACCACCAGCAAGATCAGCGACGACCAGCTGTTCTACGCCATGCAGCGCGGGCTCGATACCGAGCAGGCGGTAGCGCTGATCGTCAACGGTTTCGCCAAGGAAGTGCTTCAGCAATTGCCGATGGAGTTCGCCGTCGAAGCGCAGAAGCTGCTGGGTATCAGTCTTGAAGGGAGCGTGGGTTGA